One Salmo salar chromosome ssa01, Ssal_v3.1, whole genome shotgun sequence DNA window includes the following coding sequences:
- the prkab1a gene encoding 5'-AMP-activated protein kinase subunit beta-1a isoform X1 has protein sequence MGNTNTGMGTGHRRDSRTKEGDRPKILIDSPEDADMFHGEDIKAPLEKEEYLAWRQDLEADKGPTLDRPTVFRWTGSGKEVFLSGSFNNWANKIPLTRSQNNFVAIVDLPEGEHQYKFYVDGTWTHDPAEPVVTNQLGTVNNVIQVKKTDFEVFDALMVDSQKCSDMSGQCQDLSSSPPGPYHQDPYIPKQEEKFKSPPILPPHLLQVILNKDTGISCDPALLPEPNHVMLNHLYALSIKDGVMVLSATHRYKKKYVTTLLYKPI, from the exons ATGGGGAACACTAACACCGGTATGGGTACGGGACACAGACGGGACAGCCGCACCAAGGAGGGCGACAGGCCTAAAATCCTCATAGACAGTCCAGAGGATGCTGATATGTTCCATGGAGAGGACATCAAG GCTCCACTAGAGAAAGAGGAGTACCTTGCATGGCGGCAGGACCTGGAGGCTGATAAAGGGCCCACACTGGACCGCCCCACTGTGTTCCGCTGGACTGGAAGCGGAAAGGAGGTCTTTCTGTCCGGATCCTTCAACAACTGGGCCAACAAGATCCCCCTAACCAGGAG TCAGAACAACTTTGTGGCAATTGTGGATCTGCCTGAAGGGGAGCATCAGTATAAGTTCTATGTGGACGGGACGTGGACCCATGATCCAGCTGAG CCTGTTGTAACCAACCAGCTAGGCACAGTCAACAATGTCATCCAAGTGAAGAAGACTGACTTTGAGGTGTTTGATGCACTTATGGTGGACTCACAGAAATGCTCTGATATGTCAGGTCAGTGTCAAG ACCTGTCCAGCTCCCCTCCCGGACCGTACCATCAGGACCCTTACATACCCAAGCAGGAAGAAAAGTTCAAGTCTCCGCCCATTCTCCCACCTCACTTGCTACAGGTCATCCTTAACAAGGACACAGGAATCTCT TGTGACCCTGCATTGCTCCCAGAACCCAATCATGTCATGCTCAATCACCTCTACGCCTTGTCCATCAAG gatggtgtgatggtgcttagTGCGACTCATCGCTACAAGAAGAAGtatgtcaccaccctgctgtatAAGCCGATCTGA
- the prkab1a gene encoding 5'-AMP-activated protein kinase subunit beta-1a isoform X2 yields MGNTNTGMGTGHRRDSRTKEGDRPKILIDSPEDADMFHGEDIKAPLEKEEYLAWRQDLEADKGPTLDRPTVFRWTGSGKEVFLSGSFNNWANKIPLTRSQNNFVAIVDLPEGEHQYKFYVDGTWTHDPAEPVVTNQLGTVNNVIQVKKTDFEVFDALMVDSQKCSDMSDLSSSPPGPYHQDPYIPKQEEKFKSPPILPPHLLQVILNKDTGISCDPALLPEPNHVMLNHLYALSIKDGVMVLSATHRYKKKYVTTLLYKPI; encoded by the exons ATGGGGAACACTAACACCGGTATGGGTACGGGACACAGACGGGACAGCCGCACCAAGGAGGGCGACAGGCCTAAAATCCTCATAGACAGTCCAGAGGATGCTGATATGTTCCATGGAGAGGACATCAAG GCTCCACTAGAGAAAGAGGAGTACCTTGCATGGCGGCAGGACCTGGAGGCTGATAAAGGGCCCACACTGGACCGCCCCACTGTGTTCCGCTGGACTGGAAGCGGAAAGGAGGTCTTTCTGTCCGGATCCTTCAACAACTGGGCCAACAAGATCCCCCTAACCAGGAG TCAGAACAACTTTGTGGCAATTGTGGATCTGCCTGAAGGGGAGCATCAGTATAAGTTCTATGTGGACGGGACGTGGACCCATGATCCAGCTGAG CCTGTTGTAACCAACCAGCTAGGCACAGTCAACAATGTCATCCAAGTGAAGAAGACTGACTTTGAGGTGTTTGATGCACTTATGGTGGACTCACAGAAATGCTCTGATATGTCAG ACCTGTCCAGCTCCCCTCCCGGACCGTACCATCAGGACCCTTACATACCCAAGCAGGAAGAAAAGTTCAAGTCTCCGCCCATTCTCCCACCTCACTTGCTACAGGTCATCCTTAACAAGGACACAGGAATCTCT TGTGACCCTGCATTGCTCCCAGAACCCAATCATGTCATGCTCAATCACCTCTACGCCTTGTCCATCAAG gatggtgtgatggtgcttagTGCGACTCATCGCTACAAGAAGAAGtatgtcaccaccctgctgtatAAGCCGATCTGA